The following coding sequences lie in one bacterium genomic window:
- a CDS encoding DUF1566 domain-containing protein translates to MFQLPKKAGLFLLGLCLGWMASAPAFAGGIKPWTQITDVSQRFVVLTDFGGDTVLDRSTGLLWDRSPEGGNYSWYGAHRRCIFVGNGTSNELGWRLPKVEELHSLMYVTGSNPGGLASALPAGHPFNLSGIAAGTRFWTATSYQAENNDVTEAWTANPAGNFGSDLKTEGNGVWCVRGGAN, encoded by the coding sequence ATGTTCCAGCTTCCAAAAAAAGCAGGGCTTTTTCTGTTGGGGCTTTGCCTCGGATGGATGGCATCCGCGCCGGCCTTCGCCGGCGGCATCAAGCCTTGGACCCAAATCACCGACGTATCGCAAAGATTCGTGGTGCTTACCGATTTCGGCGGCGACACGGTCTTGGACCGCTCGACCGGCCTCCTTTGGGACCGCAGTCCCGAGGGCGGAAACTATTCCTGGTACGGCGCCCACCGGCGCTGCATTTTCGTCGGCAACGGGACCAGCAACGAGCTGGGCTGGCGGCTGCCCAAAGTCGAGGAGCTCCACTCCTTGATGTACGTCACCGGCTCCAACCCCGGCGGCCTCGCCTCGGCCTTGCCCGCCGGCCATCCCTTCAATTTGTCCGGCATCGCCGCCGGGACCCGTTTTTGGACCGCGACCAGCTACCAAGCCGAAAACAATGACGTCACTGAAGCTTGGACCGCCAACCCCGCCGGCAATTTCGGCAGCGATCTCAAGACCGAAGGCAACGGCGTTTGGTGCGTTCGCGGCGGCGCCAATTAA
- a CDS encoding LuxR C-terminal-related transcriptional regulator, producing MKSEGGVHQNVILDAVCAAAESASLKDLTAVALPKLAEAFDATLASIVEVVPGEELQLQEYVAPGMPNPYPQYWRGAYYESDPFEELRRHRRKPQVAIMSQLVDPKKYKSSGFYNEITKPLEIERVLEAHLVIGDCATPGTVSIVLSRSRRQLDWNRDHVAALSQILPSFAAVVRRQMESSRSSELFDEILAHSESKPCLALDRLGRLLWTSAAAEAFWREHFPAEKGPPFPLLQAARRLCGSADRREALALKPEKLWLGEAPGFGPEAELRLLRWRGGGEPYVLVQLSSRNRGTGLAQTGLADSEKLRSLYSLTQREIEVLGGLVQGQSNAQIAKSLFISPETIRTHLQHIFEKLGVQNRVQAVVKINRH from the coding sequence ATGAAAAGCGAAGGCGGCGTTCACCAAAACGTTATCCTCGACGCGGTTTGCGCGGCCGCCGAGTCGGCCAGCCTCAAAGATCTCACGGCGGTGGCCCTGCCCAAGCTGGCGGAGGCTTTCGACGCCACTCTGGCCAGCATCGTCGAAGTGGTGCCGGGCGAAGAGCTCCAGCTCCAGGAATACGTCGCGCCGGGGATGCCCAATCCCTACCCCCAATACTGGCGCGGCGCCTATTATGAGAGCGATCCCTTCGAGGAGCTGCGCCGCCATCGGCGCAAACCCCAGGTCGCGATCATGAGCCAATTGGTCGATCCCAAGAAATACAAGAGCTCCGGCTTTTACAACGAAATCACCAAACCGCTCGAAATCGAGCGGGTCCTCGAGGCCCATCTGGTGATCGGCGATTGCGCGACGCCCGGCACCGTCAGCATCGTCCTCTCGCGGTCGCGGCGCCAGCTCGATTGGAACCGGGATCACGTCGCGGCCTTGAGCCAAATCCTGCCCTCTTTCGCCGCGGTGGTTCGCCGCCAAATGGAAAGCAGCCGATCCTCCGAGCTCTTCGACGAGATCCTGGCTCATTCCGAATCCAAACCCTGCCTGGCGCTGGATCGCCTCGGCCGGCTGCTCTGGACCTCGGCCGCGGCCGAAGCCTTTTGGCGCGAGCATTTCCCCGCCGAAAAGGGCCCGCCCTTTCCCCTGCTCCAAGCCGCGCGCCGGCTTTGCGGCAGTGCCGACCGCCGGGAGGCCCTCGCGCTCAAACCGGAAAAACTTTGGCTGGGCGAAGCCCCCGGTTTCGGACCCGAGGCCGAGCTTCGCTTGCTGCGTTGGCGCGGCGGCGGCGAGCCCTATGTCCTGGTCCAATTGAGCTCGCGGAACCGCGGCACCGGCCTCGCTCAAACCGGCCTCGCCGACTCCGAAAAATTGCGCAGCCTCTATTCCCTGACCCAGCGCGAGATAGAGGTCTTGGGCGGCCTGGTTCAGGGCCAAAGCAATGCCCAGATCGCGAAGAGCCTCTTCATCTCACCCGAAACCATCCGCACTCATCTCCAACACATCTTCGAAAAGCTGGGCGTCCAGAATCGGGTCCAGGCAGTGGTCAAAATCAATCGTCACTGA